Proteins from a genomic interval of Paenibacillus lentus:
- the fliQ gene encoding flagellar biosynthesis protein FliQ, with the protein MNTDFIVGLAGQAVYTVLKVSAPMLVIGLTVGLIVSIFQATTQIQEQTLAFVPKIIAVLLALLIFGPWILTTMVDFTYGILNNLSNYIG; encoded by the coding sequence ATGAATACGGATTTTATAGTCGGATTGGCCGGACAAGCGGTTTATACCGTTCTAAAGGTGAGTGCGCCGATGCTAGTCATTGGCTTGACGGTCGGACTAATTGTAAGTATTTTTCAGGCGACGACTCAAATCCAGGAACAAACCCTTGCATTTGTTCCTAAAATTATCGCCGTCTTACTTGCCCTGCTGATCTTTGGGCCGTGGATTTTGACAACTATGGTTGATTTCACCTACGGCATTTTAAACAATCTTTCTAATTATATCGGTTAG
- the fliP gene encoding flagellar type III secretion system pore protein FliP (The bacterial flagellar biogenesis protein FliP forms a type III secretion system (T3SS)-type pore required for flagellar assembly.), which produces MKKKVFIVGLLLALWSALTVSAASAAPVNPIPDIGIQIGNSDGQPGTSSLSLILLITVLSIAPAILVLMTSFTRIVIVLGFVRNALGTQQMPPNQVLIGLALFLTLFVMSPTLSSINEVALQPYIKGELTQTEALDKAAVPMKKFMYTHTRPKDLQLFMSYTKTEKPASYEDLPISVLVPAFAISELKTAFQMGFMIFIPFLIIDIVVSSVLMAMGMMMLPPVMISLPFKILLFVLVDGWYLVVKSLLVSFSP; this is translated from the coding sequence ATGAAGAAAAAGGTCTTTATAGTAGGATTATTGCTTGCGTTATGGAGTGCGCTGACCGTGTCGGCCGCTTCGGCGGCGCCAGTGAATCCAATACCGGATATCGGAATACAAATTGGGAATTCGGATGGACAGCCGGGTACAAGTTCACTCTCACTCATTTTGCTCATCACAGTTCTAAGTATCGCACCTGCGATCCTGGTGCTTATGACGAGTTTTACGAGAATCGTCATTGTACTAGGATTCGTCCGGAACGCCTTAGGGACACAACAGATGCCCCCCAATCAGGTTCTGATTGGCTTGGCGTTGTTCCTTACGTTATTCGTCATGAGTCCGACGCTATCTTCGATAAATGAAGTTGCTCTGCAGCCTTATATCAAAGGCGAACTGACGCAAACGGAAGCGCTGGACAAAGCGGCTGTGCCTATGAAGAAGTTTATGTATACGCACACCCGTCCCAAGGATCTGCAGTTATTTATGAGTTATACCAAAACTGAGAAGCCTGCCAGTTACGAAGATTTGCCGATTTCTGTTCTAGTGCCTGCGTTTGCAATTAGCGAGCTTAAAACGGCATTTCAAATGGGATTCATGATATTTATCCCATTTCTCATTATTGACATCGTTGTGTCTAGTGTATTAATGGCGATGGGGATGATGATGTTGCCACCGGTAATGATATCACTTCCGTTCAAAATCTTGCTATTCGTTCTAGTAGACGGTTGGTATCTTGTTGTGAAATCGTTACTAGTAAGCTTCAGTCCTTAG
- a CDS encoding flagellar biosynthetic protein FliO, producing the protein MNSNQPEIPQFGNDMNIWGSLITVIVVLAIIIVLIVLLIRFLGKRNRYLSQSRTIRTLGAVGLGPNKSLQVIEIGGNVYLVGVGEDISLVDKISDPEEVALLHQAFAEDAVEFPGLASIISNFVSRFRKPTPEEEELDETKFHEVFQSQLRSMPTRKQQVEELLQNKEEQSTDRLRNS; encoded by the coding sequence ATGAACTCGAATCAGCCGGAGATCCCGCAGTTTGGGAACGATATGAATATTTGGGGTAGCTTGATAACGGTTATCGTTGTTCTGGCGATCATCATTGTTTTAATCGTGTTATTAATTCGTTTTCTGGGTAAAAGGAATCGTTATTTGTCCCAAAGCCGAACGATCCGCACTTTGGGGGCCGTCGGTCTGGGACCAAATAAATCTTTGCAAGTTATTGAAATTGGAGGAAATGTCTACCTTGTCGGAGTCGGCGAAGACATTTCCTTGGTGGATAAAATTAGTGATCCGGAAGAAGTTGCGTTATTGCATCAGGCCTTTGCGGAAGATGCGGTTGAGTTTCCAGGCCTGGCTTCCATCATAAGTAACTTTGTTTCTCGTTTTCGAAAACCGACTCCAGAGGAGGAGGAGTTAGACGAGACAAAATTCCATGAAGTGTTTCAATCTCAGCTAAGAAGTATGCCTACACGGAAACAGCAAGTGGAGGAACTCCTTCAGAACAAGGAAGAACAATCTACAGATCGGTTGAGGAATTCATGA
- a CDS encoding response regulator — protein sequence MANRILIVDDAAFMRMMIRDILTKNGFEVVGEAQDGAQAVEKFKELQPDLVTMDITMPEKDGIAALKEIKELDPNAKVIMCSAMGQQAMVIDAIQAGAKDFIVKPFQSDRVIEAINKTLGI from the coding sequence ATGGCAAACCGAATTCTAATCGTAGACGATGCTGCTTTTATGAGAATGATGATCCGCGACATATTGACGAAAAACGGATTCGAGGTTGTAGGAGAAGCACAGGACGGCGCACAAGCAGTCGAGAAATTTAAGGAACTACAGCCAGATCTCGTAACAATGGACATCACGATGCCTGAAAAGGACGGCATTGCCGCGCTTAAAGAAATTAAAGAACTGGATCCAAACGCGAAGGTCATTATGTGCTCAGCCATGGGCCAGCAAGCTATGGTTATCGATGCGATTCAGGCCGGTGCCAAGGACTTCATCGTTAAACCGTTTCAATCCGATCGGGTTATTGAAGCCATTAACAAGACGCTAGGCATATAG
- the fliY gene encoding flagellar motor switch phosphatase FliY, whose protein sequence is MTSKDYLSQEEIDALLKQANSDTPSEPTVDDYLTPLEQDALGEIGNITFGSAATALSTLLNKKVDITTPKVSIIRRSQFETEFPKPHVAIHVQYVDGFEGINSLIIKTKDAQVIADLMLGGEGNPVEEELNDIHISAVQEAMNQMMGSSATSMSTIFNRFVNISPPGIDILNMSNGSGVASLPPDETLIKVSFRLTIGDLIDSTIMQLLTVQFSKDMVDSLINGAVTDSTTTESAASSAPAPTPAPTPAPTPAAATSVPAPETLPPTYGETPAHEQPQMQYGQQPMMPPMQDQGYYPPPQSRPYNEPQHYGGMQGRNLNVQPVQFANLGAPTYGQPDDNNLNLLMDIPLKVTVELGRTQKQIKDILELSQGSIIELDKLAGEPVDILVNNKLIAKGEVVVIDENFGVRVTDIVSQWDRIQKLQ, encoded by the coding sequence TTGACGAGTAAAGATTATTTATCCCAAGAGGAAATTGACGCTCTGCTTAAGCAGGCGAATAGCGATACACCGTCTGAGCCAACGGTAGATGATTATCTGACACCGCTGGAGCAGGATGCACTGGGGGAAATCGGCAATATTACGTTTGGTAGTGCCGCTACCGCTTTATCTACTTTGCTGAATAAAAAAGTAGATATTACAACCCCGAAGGTTTCTATTATTAGGCGCTCTCAATTCGAGACGGAGTTCCCGAAGCCGCATGTAGCAATTCATGTGCAATATGTGGATGGATTTGAAGGAATCAATTCGCTGATTATTAAGACCAAGGATGCCCAAGTTATCGCAGATCTCATGCTGGGTGGGGAAGGAAATCCAGTTGAGGAAGAATTGAATGATATCCACATCAGTGCCGTTCAAGAAGCGATGAATCAAATGATGGGTTCTTCCGCGACATCCATGTCGACGATATTTAACCGGTTTGTTAATATTTCACCGCCGGGAATTGATATTCTGAACATGTCGAATGGAAGTGGAGTGGCGAGCCTGCCTCCCGATGAGACACTTATTAAAGTATCATTCAGACTTACTATCGGAGATTTGATTGATTCGACGATTATGCAGCTTCTTACGGTGCAGTTCTCGAAAGACATGGTAGACAGTCTTATTAATGGGGCGGTTACAGATTCGACTACCACCGAAAGTGCTGCTTCTTCTGCACCTGCTCCAACACCTGCTCCAACGCCGGCTCCAACACCTGCGGCAGCAACGTCTGTTCCGGCACCGGAAACTTTACCTCCAACTTATGGGGAGACTCCAGCGCATGAGCAGCCGCAAATGCAATACGGGCAGCAGCCGATGATGCCGCCGATGCAGGATCAGGGATATTATCCGCCGCCGCAAAGTCGGCCGTATAATGAGCCACAGCACTATGGAGGAATGCAAGGTCGCAATTTAAATGTGCAGCCGGTGCAATTCGCGAATCTCGGGGCTCCGACTTACGGTCAACCGGATGATAATAATCTAAATTTACTGATGGACATACCTCTTAAAGTGACCGTAGAATTAGGAAGGACCCAGAAGCAAATTAAGGATATCCTGGAATTGTCCCAGGGCTCGATTATCGAACTGGACAAGCTAGCCGGTGAGCCAGTAGATATTCTAGTGAACAACAAGTTGATCGCCAAGGGCGAAGTTGTCGTTATCGATGAAAACTTTGGGGTTCGCGTGACTGATATAGTCAGTCAGTGGGACCGGATTCAAAAATTACAATAG
- the fliM gene encoding flagellar motor switch protein FliM produces the protein MVDVLSQNEIDALLAALSSGEMDAEELKKEETQKKIRAYDFKRAVRFSKDHIRSLTRIHENFARFLTTYFSAQLRTFVQINVVQVEQLPYDEFIRSIPKMTILNIFEAEPLEGRMVLEVHPNVAFAMLDRLLGGIGMAPSKIGSLTEIETIIMERIFSRAFDSLQEAWKTVIDISPRMEALETNPQFMQIVSPNETIALISLSTKIGDTTGMINLCIPHVVIEPIMPKLSVHHWFVSQKKARAPEEVDALRNRVNKTKLPIIAELGESQITIQEFLGLSVGDVISLNKPVHDGLAIRIGDRLKYIGSPGTIKDRVAVQIDEIVSEGVEEFDE, from the coding sequence TTGGTAGATGTGTTATCGCAGAACGAAATCGATGCTCTGCTCGCCGCGTTGTCTTCCGGTGAAATGGATGCAGAGGAACTGAAAAAAGAAGAAACGCAGAAGAAAATCCGGGCTTATGATTTCAAAAGAGCGGTGCGATTTTCCAAAGATCATATTCGCAGTTTAACTCGAATTCATGAAAATTTCGCGAGGTTTCTTACCACGTATTTCTCTGCGCAGCTTCGTACATTTGTTCAGATTAATGTAGTTCAAGTTGAGCAGTTGCCTTATGATGAATTTATACGGTCAATCCCGAAGATGACGATACTTAACATTTTTGAAGCTGAGCCATTGGAAGGAAGAATGGTGCTCGAAGTTCACCCAAACGTCGCATTCGCCATGTTGGATAGACTGTTAGGCGGAATAGGGATGGCTCCGTCTAAAATCGGGTCACTTACCGAAATTGAGACCATTATTATGGAACGTATTTTTAGTCGGGCCTTTGATAGCCTCCAGGAAGCATGGAAGACTGTCATTGATATTAGTCCGCGAATGGAAGCTTTGGAGACGAATCCTCAGTTTATGCAGATCGTATCGCCCAACGAGACGATTGCGCTCATTTCGCTGAGTACTAAAATCGGCGATACAACAGGGATGATCAACTTATGTATTCCGCATGTGGTTATTGAGCCGATCATGCCGAAACTCTCGGTTCATCACTGGTTCGTGTCCCAGAAGAAAGCACGCGCTCCAGAAGAGGTTGATGCGCTTCGAAATCGCGTAAACAAAACTAAACTGCCGATCATTGCTGAGCTTGGTGAGTCACAGATAACGATTCAAGAGTTCTTAGGATTGTCAGTCGGGGATGTCATTTCCCTGAATAAACCTGTACATGACGGACTTGCTATAAGAATCGGCGATAGATTGAAGTATATTGGCAGTCCGGGTACGATCAAAGACCGAGTCGCCGTTCAAATTGATGAAATTGTCAGCGAAGGAGTTGAGGAATTTGACGAGTAA
- a CDS encoding flagellar basal body-associated FliL family protein, with product MKKMAPWLITMLLAITLIVMAAFLLVNQVTKPAPGNEVNQAVLNVGQPANLSADELVKVTSAIDGIKTNLSDPNYVVVMNFAFQLDRETSKESFDKIKEFKIKPIILKTLADTKPEDLIGAKGKDNLSTKLLNLINTSLPEGKLIQIDITEFIMTTI from the coding sequence ATGAAGAAAATGGCGCCTTGGCTCATTACGATGTTACTCGCAATCACTCTAATCGTAATGGCAGCTTTCCTGCTGGTGAATCAAGTTACTAAGCCTGCCCCAGGCAATGAGGTAAACCAAGCCGTATTAAATGTAGGCCAGCCTGCAAATTTATCAGCAGATGAACTAGTAAAAGTAACCTCGGCAATCGATGGAATCAAAACGAATTTATCGGATCCGAACTATGTAGTAGTTATGAATTTCGCGTTCCAATTGGATCGGGAAACATCTAAAGAATCTTTTGATAAGATTAAAGAATTCAAAATCAAGCCAATCATTCTCAAAACGCTTGCCGATACGAAACCAGAGGATTTGATCGGTGCAAAGGGCAAGGATAACTTAAGTACGAAATTATTGAATTTGATCAATACATCGCTACCGGAAGGGAAATTGATTCAAATCGATATTACAGAATTTATCATGACAACAATTTAG
- a CDS encoding flagellar FlbD family protein — MISVTRLNGKQAWLNAIMIESVEETPDTYVTLVTGKRMIVLEKATDIIAKVNEYYSEIGIHAATIKVQQTEE; from the coding sequence ATGATATCTGTAACACGCTTGAATGGAAAACAGGCATGGCTAAATGCCATCATGATTGAGTCAGTAGAAGAAACGCCTGATACATATGTAACCCTCGTAACGGGCAAGCGTATGATCGTGCTGGAGAAGGCAACCGACATCATCGCGAAGGTGAATGAATACTACAGTGAGATCGGTATCCATGCAGCAACCATTAAAGTGCAACAAACGGAGGAATAG
- the flgG gene encoding flagellar basal body rod protein FlgG — protein sequence MLRSMYSGVSGMRGFQTKLDVIGNNIANVNTVGFKAGRVMFKDIMSQTISGVTAPTDDGTGGINAKQVGLGVSIGSIDTLHTAGSAMTTNNPLDLRIDGDGFFMVTLSEDQEVPFLTRAGDFHLDAARQLVTSDGLRVWSSDGAPLEPLDEGVVAFTIAQDGTIMQKMEDGEIVAGEVIGVARVVNPEGLEKIGGNLYRLSPNANVDDLEPTTGNDAEAGTGAIISGQLEMSNVDLTGEFTEMIVAQRGFQANSRIITTSDEVLQEVVNLKR from the coding sequence ATGTTAAGATCGATGTACTCGGGCGTATCTGGCATGCGCGGATTTCAAACGAAACTGGACGTAATCGGTAACAACATCGCTAACGTTAACACTGTAGGCTTTAAGGCAGGACGGGTTATGTTCAAGGATATTATGAGCCAGACGATATCCGGTGTTACTGCTCCTACAGATGATGGAACTGGCGGTATCAATGCGAAACAGGTTGGCCTAGGGGTATCGATTGGTTCTATCGATACACTCCATACTGCAGGAAGCGCGATGACAACAAATAATCCGCTTGATTTAAGAATCGATGGGGATGGTTTTTTCATGGTGACCCTATCTGAGGATCAAGAGGTACCATTCTTGACTCGAGCAGGGGACTTCCATTTGGATGCAGCCCGCCAGCTGGTTACTTCCGACGGTTTGCGCGTTTGGAGTTCAGACGGTGCACCGCTTGAGCCATTGGATGAGGGCGTTGTAGCCTTTACGATTGCCCAGGATGGTACGATCATGCAGAAAATGGAGGACGGCGAGATTGTAGCTGGTGAAGTTATTGGCGTTGCGCGCGTCGTTAACCCAGAAGGATTGGAGAAAATCGGTGGCAACTTATATCGTCTGTCGCCGAATGCCAACGTGGACGATCTTGAGCCAACCACTGGTAATGACGCGGAGGCAGGGACTGGCGCAATTATTTCCGGTCAACTCGAAATGTCCAACGTCGACCTAACCGGTGAGTTTACAGAAATGATCGTGGCGCAGCGCGGATTCCAAGCGAATTCCCGCATTATTACCACATCCGATGAAGTGCTGCAGGAAGTCGTAAATCTGAAGCGTTAG
- a CDS encoding TIGR02530 family flagellar biosynthesis protein, with protein sequence MNDPIRIGSLYPGRIQPGTLHQVKNSGLPKSQDTTFEEMLQDRLLHFSNHAVKRLEQRGIRLQPEQLHQIESAIDDAAAKGAKDSLILMKDMALIVNVHNRTVVTAMDGNSMKGNVFTQIDSAVIIS encoded by the coding sequence ATGAATGATCCCATTCGCATAGGCAGCTTGTATCCTGGAAGAATTCAACCCGGCACATTACATCAGGTTAAAAATTCGGGATTACCTAAGTCGCAGGATACAACGTTTGAGGAAATGCTGCAGGATCGCCTGCTTCATTTCAGCAATCATGCCGTAAAGCGGCTTGAACAACGAGGCATTCGATTGCAGCCTGAGCAGCTTCATCAAATAGAATCTGCCATCGATGATGCCGCAGCCAAAGGAGCTAAGGATTCGCTCATTTTAATGAAGGATATGGCTCTTATCGTGAATGTGCATAATCGAACCGTAGTCACTGCGATGGACGGAAATAGCATGAAGGGCAATGTGTTTACACAAATCGACAGTGCCGTTATTATCTCTTAA
- a CDS encoding flagellar hook capping FlgD N-terminal domain-containing protein: MSNFTSVSWPGYSSTNVTSKSKEDNQALGKDQFLKILITQLQNQDPMQPLQDKEFIAQMATFTSVEQLMNISKQLDVMNQSLGTVSGLIGKRVSWIQTEYTGEYDIKTGKRTVTTNGSGIVEGIVIRENVQYAKVGDKEIKLSDILEIDEVPEETTSGHTETSGIPTDSITGSGNEIPGAGAPNIFADNPTESSSGQSGTHNGSSDGAGTP; this comes from the coding sequence GTGTCAAATTTCACATCCGTCTCTTGGCCAGGTTATTCATCGACTAATGTTACAAGTAAGAGCAAAGAAGATAATCAGGCCTTAGGCAAAGACCAATTTCTAAAAATATTAATTACCCAACTGCAAAACCAGGATCCGATGCAGCCGCTCCAAGATAAGGAGTTCATTGCTCAAATGGCTACATTCACCTCGGTGGAACAGTTAATGAATATTTCCAAACAGTTGGATGTCATGAATCAATCCTTAGGGACAGTATCAGGACTCATCGGTAAGAGAGTATCCTGGATTCAAACGGAATATACGGGCGAATACGATATTAAAACAGGCAAAAGAACTGTTACTACTAACGGTAGCGGTATAGTCGAGGGTATCGTGATTCGGGAAAATGTTCAATATGCCAAAGTCGGAGACAAAGAAATCAAGTTGTCGGATATTTTGGAAATTGATGAAGTGCCAGAAGAAACAACTTCTGGGCATACCGAAACCTCTGGAATTCCAACAGATTCAATAACAGGATCGGGAAATGAGATTCCAGGCGCAGGGGCACCGAACATATTTGCAGATAACCCAACTGAATCTAGCTCTGGGCAGTCTGGAACCCATAATGGGTCTTCTGACGGAGCTGGTACGCCATGA
- a CDS encoding flagellar hook-length control protein FliK has product MSQIITNLSLGNPANGILLNASGRGEAVQVSGKTFDQTLVAMLLGNGSSTEGANSLQSLAMLGLTNSSEQETNDEELQNLNPVIENLLGQLNELDQALEDNPSLMLVLQNWLVGVQMIMQPQSGEVAIENGAETIELPALAQHPETMRFAIQDTLVQLMRTSEQTPLAPQSGLLLQVLQQVLGSPQANSQPTDQAAGGNLANNSWTSALEKNIQVIMNGSSNQTTGNGAQQQAHTPAFQIAMANNAGQNSAQASPLNNTVAVDYSAGVESADHTDNGLHTGTVMTAGQLAMREAANSPLKPLTSAAPAVPVEQFGKEISGFLVNKFEIVKLQGMSQARISLYPEHLGQVDVKITMQNGQLIAQFVTEHAFARESLEGQMAQLRSALQAQGLQVSKLEVTQNSSLSSHMYQDGRQQSSDSHQQQNNKRREVREDDVLALGDLNEEWNEWISEVRAREEHYGSSFVARV; this is encoded by the coding sequence ATGAGCCAAATCATAACTAATTTATCTTTGGGGAATCCGGCAAACGGTATTCTTCTCAATGCCAGCGGCAGAGGGGAAGCAGTTCAAGTGAGCGGCAAAACTTTTGATCAGACTTTAGTAGCGATGCTCCTTGGAAATGGGTCGTCGACGGAGGGAGCAAATTCGTTACAATCGCTAGCAATGCTGGGATTGACGAATTCAAGTGAGCAGGAAACCAACGATGAGGAGCTTCAAAATCTGAATCCGGTCATTGAAAACTTGCTTGGGCAATTGAATGAACTTGATCAGGCATTGGAGGACAATCCTTCTTTAATGCTCGTCCTTCAAAATTGGCTGGTAGGAGTTCAAATGATTATGCAGCCTCAAAGCGGCGAAGTCGCTATAGAGAATGGAGCAGAAACTATTGAACTTCCTGCACTTGCTCAACATCCGGAGACGATGCGTTTTGCGATCCAGGATACACTGGTACAGCTTATGCGGACATCTGAGCAAACACCTTTAGCTCCGCAATCTGGTCTATTATTACAAGTGCTGCAACAAGTGCTTGGGTCACCTCAAGCAAACAGTCAACCAACTGATCAGGCTGCAGGAGGAAATTTAGCGAATAATAGCTGGACATCTGCTTTGGAGAAAAATATTCAAGTGATCATGAACGGTTCATCTAACCAGACGACCGGGAACGGGGCTCAGCAGCAAGCTCATACACCAGCATTTCAAATTGCAATGGCGAATAACGCTGGTCAAAATAGTGCCCAAGCGTCTCCGCTTAATAACACGGTAGCCGTTGATTATTCGGCTGGCGTTGAGAGTGCAGATCATACAGATAATGGGTTACATACGGGCACCGTCATGACCGCAGGTCAACTTGCGATGCGCGAAGCTGCAAATTCCCCGTTAAAGCCGTTAACCTCAGCAGCACCTGCAGTGCCAGTAGAACAATTCGGCAAGGAAATCAGCGGGTTTTTGGTGAACAAGTTCGAAATCGTTAAGCTTCAAGGCATGTCGCAAGCCAGAATTTCCCTTTATCCGGAGCATCTTGGTCAAGTCGACGTGAAAATTACGATGCAAAACGGTCAATTAATCGCTCAATTTGTTACAGAGCACGCTTTTGCCAGAGAGTCTCTTGAAGGCCAAATGGCTCAACTGAGGTCAGCGCTTCAGGCACAAGGCTTGCAAGTAAGTAAATTGGAAGTCACTCAGAACTCGTCGCTATCCTCGCATATGTATCAGGACGGCCGCCAGCAGAGCAGTGATTCACATCAGCAGCAGAATAATAAGCGGCGTGAAGTCCGCGAGGATGATGTACTAGCTTTAGGCGATTTAAATGAAGAATGGAATGAGTGGATTTCCGAAGTAAGAGCTCGTGAAGAACACTACGGAAGTTCCTTTGTCGCTAGAGTCTAA
- a CDS encoding MotE family protein produces the protein MAEADLEEDLESGGGFARFLFFVTPILFTVVLLAVLLTLFNMNFRATMIDFGNKIPIVRNFVPDPEGVVAEEETEEEKTKKQAESNEATLKELKEQVAQKDAELEAANRLATEQDDKVKQLQAQLDAALTETIEKEEAARDEAYQKEVKKLSQLYAQMSPSKAAAILEKLTVDETLQMLSLMNNESKVAILEKMDPQKAADISILLKDTKPAEDMAIAALQSRLKKDAENTAQAAATTTGLDERQLGQTFAGMSADSASKLIIQTHKISPDKALKILNSVDDVTRSKILAAMTKEDEELTAKILNKLVSK, from the coding sequence ATGGCAGAGGCTGATTTGGAAGAAGATTTGGAATCGGGTGGCGGGTTTGCAAGATTTCTGTTTTTTGTGACCCCGATTTTATTTACTGTAGTTCTACTGGCTGTTCTGTTGACGCTGTTTAATATGAATTTCCGGGCGACCATGATTGATTTTGGCAACAAAATACCGATTGTTAGAAATTTTGTGCCTGATCCAGAAGGTGTGGTAGCCGAAGAAGAAACTGAGGAAGAAAAAACCAAAAAACAGGCAGAGAGCAACGAGGCTACCTTGAAGGAATTGAAAGAACAGGTTGCTCAAAAAGATGCAGAATTGGAAGCAGCGAACCGCCTGGCTACAGAGCAGGATGATAAAGTAAAGCAGCTTCAAGCACAATTGGATGCTGCTTTGACGGAAACGATCGAGAAGGAAGAAGCAGCTAGGGATGAAGCCTACCAAAAAGAGGTTAAAAAACTATCCCAGCTCTACGCACAAATGAGCCCGAGTAAAGCGGCGGCCATTTTAGAAAAATTAACGGTCGATGAAACTTTACAAATGCTCAGCTTAATGAATAATGAGAGCAAAGTTGCGATTCTTGAGAAAATGGATCCTCAAAAAGCAGCTGACATTTCCATTCTGCTTAAGGACACGAAGCCGGCTGAGGACATGGCGATAGCCGCCCTGCAGTCTAGATTGAAGAAAGATGCGGAGAATACAGCTCAAGCGGCAGCTACAACAACAGGCTTGGACGAACGACAGTTAGGCCAAACATTTGCGGGCATGTCGGCAGATTCAGCATCAAAGCTGATAATTCAGACGCATAAAATTAGTCCAGATAAAGCATTAAAAATATTAAACTCTGTTGATGACGTAACTCGCTCCAAAATATTGGCTGCTATGACAAAGGAAGATGAAGAGCTTACCGCCAAAATTTTGAACAAGCTTGTGAGCAAGTAA
- the fliJ gene encoding flagellar export protein FliJ, whose translation MRFHYVYQKVVDLKSNQKTQAEWMLSAAVGQLQAEQRSLELLNEEKARTFSAIQSEMGNKASMIKLQELQRYMDYLESCIEIKLGDIQRAEANVEKKKAVLNGKMLDEKVWLKAKEKAKNKFQHEMLLREQNELDEIATVRFAMKAR comes from the coding sequence ATGAGGTTCCATTACGTCTATCAGAAAGTTGTCGATTTGAAATCAAATCAGAAGACGCAAGCGGAGTGGATGTTATCCGCAGCCGTTGGTCAATTGCAGGCGGAGCAGCGCTCGTTGGAATTGCTGAATGAGGAAAAAGCGAGGACTTTTTCGGCAATTCAGTCAGAGATGGGGAATAAAGCATCAATGATCAAGCTTCAGGAATTGCAGCGATACATGGACTATTTAGAGAGCTGCATCGAAATCAAGCTGGGAGATATTCAACGAGCAGAAGCGAATGTCGAGAAGAAGAAGGCCGTTTTGAACGGTAAAATGCTTGATGAGAAGGTATGGCTCAAAGCTAAGGAAAAAGCCAAAAACAAATTTCAGCACGAAATGCTTCTTCGGGAACAAAACGAACTGGACGAGATTGCTACAGTCCGGTTTGCCATGAAAGCCCGGTAA